In Anthonomus grandis grandis chromosome 6, icAntGran1.3, whole genome shotgun sequence, one DNA window encodes the following:
- the LOC126737426 gene encoding uncharacterized protein LOC126737426 — MDWSNDLCLDFIGLYENQPVIWNPCHPGHKNRHTVSAAWKAIQDQLNVHCTIVELKRKKESLMASYRTCLAKVRSNQGKEDPYKPSWFAFEKMDKFLRERNKRFDPTYYNVPEQEYNEPNFVEIEEENYETAEPLALSLDPTEDTDSESNRFSEGNHAVHITNFEIPNSPELRPGKRYRIEHTEIPVNHNTQATVHDTSKAKSLVQKETEFDIWAKSIAFQLNNMDLGRALNLQLQIQTLVTNERLGNEVTKRENMDYN, encoded by the exons ATGGATTGGTCGAATGACCTTTGTCTAGATTTTATCGGTCTATATGAAAATCAGCCAGTCATTTGGAACCCGTGCCATCCAGGTCACAAGAACAGACACACAGTTTCTGCCGCCTGGAAGGCGATCCAAGATCAGCTCAATGTGCACTGTACTATTGTAGAATTAAAACGGAAAAAAGAATCTTTAATGGCCTCGTACAGGACTTGTTTGGCTAAAGTACGTAGCAATCAGGGAAAGGAAGATCCTTATAAACCTAGCTGGTTTGCATTTGAGAAAATGGATAAATTTTTACGAGAAAGAAATAAGCGGTTTGATCCGACATATTATAATGTACCG GAACAGGAATACAATGAGCCAAATTTTGTCGAAATTGAAGAAGAAAACTATGAGACGGCCGAACCTTTAGCACTAAGCCTTGACCCTACAGAAGATACTGATTCGGAAAGTAATCGCTTTTCCGAAGGTAATCATGCGGTACACAttacaaattttgaaatccCCAATTCACCAGAACTACGACCTGGTAAAAGGTATCGCATAGAACATACTGAGATTCCTGTGAACCATAATACGCAGGCAACCGTTCATGATACAAGTAAAGCCAAGAGCCTTGTGCAAAAAGAAACAGAATTTGATATCTGGGCTAAGAGCATCGCTTTCCAGTTAAATAACATGGACTTGGGTAGAGCTTTAAATCTTCAGTTACAAATTCAAACTTTGGTTACCAATGAACGACTGGGAAATGAAGTTACTAAAAGGGAAAATATGGATTAcaactaa
- the LOC126737926 gene encoding 52 kDa repressor of the inhibitor of the protein kinase-like: MNAKKVNTTNICCYKNCPTTREDFKTEIQIKYFRIPTNKIRCKRWLALAGRDDLLKQSDFTTKPLKSYQICFLHFKDDMFLHSNKDGHQKLCLRLTAEPIFDGSTMLKKLELHNGLNNKKSLLTSSKDLTCSCVMCYNVGSRKIETKRRPTAQAKTLKCIESRFSFKSPSEDEASALIEQLLTIPEETLKSIVTSICLKVKINVMELYEDEDEIRQSLRDNLKALKSEYEMIFKERQKRGILDSCRKEIIEDIMSCILSEVKIEPNNSDCVQIKTELDPSFEEENNEDLSIKVEDTVLAETSTDPLIESIANTSIHIKEEIEEESESVPIFKKPKIEMLCTD; the protein is encoded by the exons atgaatGCCAAGAAAGTTAACACAACAAACATATGCTGTTACAAGAACTGTCCTACAACCAGAGAAGATTTTAAAAccgaaattcaaataaaatatttccggatacctacaaataaaataag GTGTAAAAGATGGCTTGCTTTGGCTGGTCGAGACGATTTATTGAAGCAATCAGACTTCACCACTAAACCACTGAAGTCCTATCAAATCTGCTTCCTCCACTTTAAAGACGACATGTTTCTACATTCAAATAAAGATGGCCATCAAAAACTTTGTTTACGACTTACGGCAGAGCCGATTTTCGACG ggTCTACCATGTTAAAGAAATTAGAGCTTCACAATggtttaaacaataaaaagtcATTGTTAACAAGTTCAAAAGATTTAACATGTTCTTGTGTTATGTGTTACAATGTTGGCTCCAGAAAGATTGAGACTAAGAGACGACCTACTGCACAAGCAAAGACTCTTAAATGTATTGAAAGTCGCTTCAGCTTTAAATCGCCAAGTGAGGATGAAGCATCAGCTCTAATCGAACAACTGTTGACTATTCCAGAAGAGACCTTAAAATCGATAGTTACCAGTATATGccttaaagttaaaataaatgtcaTGGAGCTATATGAGGATGAAGATGAAATACGACAAAGTCTTAGAGATAATCTTAAAGCACTAAAATCCGAAtatgaaatgatatttaaagAGCGACAAAAGCGAGGCATTTTAGATTCTTGcagaaaagaaattattgagGATATAATGAGCTGTATACTGTCGGAAGTTAAAATAGAGCCTAATAACAGTGACTGTGTCCAGATTAAAACAGAATTAGATCCTAGTTTTGAAGAAGAGAACAATGAAGATTTATCAATAAAAGTAGAGGATACTGTATTAGCAGAAACTTCTACGGATCCTTTAATTGAAAGTATAGCAAATACCAGTATTCATATCAAAGAAGAGATTGAAGAAGAATCAGAAAGTGTACCTATTTTCAAAAAGCCAAAAATTGAGATGCTATGTACTGATTAG